One segment of Solanum lycopersicum chromosome 1, SLM_r2.1 DNA contains the following:
- the LOC138341795 gene encoding uncharacterized protein, with product MKGVMRFGMKGKLSPRFIGPFEILSRVGEVAYKLALPPSLSAVHPVFHVSVLRKYIQDETHVFSPDSVELGPDLTYEEEPIAILDRHIRKLRTKELVSVKVQWKHRSVTEASWEAESDMRAKYPQLF from the coding sequence atgaagggtgtgatgaggtttggaatgAAGGGCAAacttagccctaggttcattggaccttttgagattttgagccgagtgggagaggtggcctataagttggccttgccacctagtttgtcagcagttcatcctgttttccatgtctctgtgcttcggaagtatattcAGGATGAAACTCATGTGTTTTCACCCGATTCTGTGGAGCTAGGTCCAGACTTGacatatgaggaggagcctatagctatatTGGATAGGCACATccgaaagcttaggaccaaggagcttgtttcagtgaaggtgcaatggaagcaccgtTCAGTAACAGAAGCATCTTGGGAGGCAGAATCTGACATGCGTGCCaaatatcctcaacttttttaA